The DNA region AATCCCCATTTCCTGCACCAAAAGAATTTGTATATCCTGCAACTATATATCCTCCATCAGTTGTCTGCTGTATGGAAGAAGCCCGATCCCAAGAGCTTCCTCCATAGGTTTTCTCCCAAACCTTATCCCCATTACTATCAAGCTTTATTATGTAAAAATCAGCAGATCCTGCACCAAAAGAATATGTCCCTCCTGCAACTATATATCCTCCATCACTTGTCTGCTGTATGGAAGAAGCCCAATCATCATCGCTTCCTCCATAGGTTTTCTCCCAAACCTTATTCCCATTACTATCAAGCTTTATTATGTAAAAATCCCCTCCTGCACCAAAAGAAGATGTCCCTCCTGCAACTATATATCCTCCATCACTTGTCTGCTGTATGGAACGAGCCACATCATTCTCGCTTCCTCCATAGGTTTTCTCCCAAACCTTATCCCCATTACTATCAAGCTTTATTATGTAAAAATCAGCATATCCTGCACCAAAAGAATATGTCCCTCCTACAACTATATATCCTCCATCACTTGTCTGCTGTATGGAACGAGCCCAATCATCATTGCTTCCTCCATAGGTTTTCTCCCAAACCTTATTCCCATTACTATCAAGCTTTATTATGTAAAAATCCCTATTTCCTGCACCAAAAGACCATGTATATCCTGCAACTATATATCCTCCATCACTTGTCTGCTGTATGGAATAAGCATAATCAGAACTGCTTCCTCCATAGGTTTTTTGCCAGACTTGCTGTGGTGGAGTTGTATCCTTTTTAGGTGCACAGCCTGAAATTAAAAGGGAAAAGATAAGGAAAACTGAAAGAAGAAGAAAAAATTTTCTCATTCCTCTTTCACCTTCTTTCTTAACTAAATTAAGATGAGATAAGTAGGATAAAAGCTTTAAATTGTGGTTTATTTTAAGCTATATGTCCTAATTTTATCCTTTTTTTACTTTCTATTTT from Dictyoglomus turgidum DSM 6724 includes:
- a CDS encoding lipoprotein; this encodes MRKFFLLLSVFLIFSLLISGCAPKKDTTPPQQVWQKTYGGSSSDYAYSIQQTSDGGYIVAGYTWSFGAGNRDFYIIKLDSNGNKVWEKTYGGSNDDWARSIQQTSDGGYIVVGGTYSFGAGYADFYIIKLDSNGDKVWEKTYGGSENDVARSIQQTSDGGYIVAGGTSSFGAGGDFYIIKLDSNGNKVWEKTYGGSDDDWASSIQQTSDGGYIVAGGTYSFGAGSADFYIIKLDSNGDKVWEKTYGGSSWDRASSIQQTTDGGYIVAGYTNSFGAGNGDFYIIKLDSNGDKVWEKTYGGSSYDEAYSIQQTSDGGYIVAGYTESFGAGYSDFYIIKLDSNGDKVWEKTYGGSNDDEASSIQQTTDGGYIVAGGTYSFGAGGDFYIIKTDSEGNTGPYPTQ